In Paracoccus jeotgali, the following are encoded in one genomic region:
- a CDS encoding EI24 domain-containing protein, with the protein MIVTRALLLAWTDLLRPRVLSIVLTGIALTIGLFVALQLGIFWAIRALFSGSIHLPLLGDVVIGPLLSWGSLMLFPVMGFFLMAPVAAAFSGLFAGQVADEVEALHYPQRRGEDPDFWEGLLEALPVMGAVLLVGLVSLMLTPFLGPFAPALFYGANGWLLGREFFQMAARRHLDEDAASALRRARPLSVTLLGVMIAFALTVPIANIAVPVLAAAGFTHLFHLLSGSVDRAA; encoded by the coding sequence ATGATCGTCACCCGCGCGCTGCTGCTGGCCTGGACCGATCTGCTGCGCCCTCGGGTGCTGTCGATCGTGCTGACCGGGATCGCACTGACCATCGGCCTCTTCGTGGCGCTGCAGCTGGGCATCTTCTGGGCCATCCGCGCGCTGTTTTCCGGCAGCATCCATCTGCCGCTGCTGGGGGATGTCGTCATCGGTCCCCTTCTCAGCTGGGGCAGCCTGATGCTGTTTCCGGTGATGGGGTTCTTCCTGATGGCCCCGGTCGCCGCCGCCTTCTCGGGCCTTTTCGCCGGACAGGTCGCGGACGAGGTCGAGGCGCTGCACTATCCCCAGCGTCGCGGCGAGGACCCTGACTTCTGGGAGGGGCTTCTCGAAGCCCTGCCGGTGATGGGCGCGGTCCTGCTGGTCGGGCTGGTCAGCCTGATGCTGACGCCCTTCCTTGGCCCCTTCGCGCCGGCGCTGTTTTATGGCGCGAATGGGTGGCTGCTGGGGCGAGAGTTCTTTCAGATGGCCGCGCGGCGTCACCTCGACGAGGATGCGGCCAGCGCGCTGCGTCGCGCGCGGCCGCTGTCAGTGACCCTGCTGGGGGTGATGATCGCCTTTGCGCTGACCGTCCCGATTGCCAATATCGCCGTGCCGGTGCTGGCGGCGGCGGGGTTCACGCATCTGTTCCACCTGCTCAGCGGATCAGTTGATCGAGCTGCATGA
- a CDS encoding glycoside hydrolase family 25 protein, protein MSRIVTILSALALLVLAACGGGQRAVVVTASGGVPGSMVPQLGDSAPHAWVGGHPYLLPVHGIDISRWQGQIDWARARTSGISFAFLKATEGADHADPEFRRYWREAGNARIPRGAYHYYYFCRSGAEQAAWFIRNVPREAGSLPPVLDIEWTHSRTCPRRPGSEEILREASIFMSILERHYGQRPIIYTTVDFYRDTGIRRLNAEFWLRSVAGHPQTVYPGQNWTFWQYTGTGRAPGINGNVDLNAFAGSVSQWRAWLSRRLVR, encoded by the coding sequence ATGTCGCGCATCGTCACCATTCTGTCCGCCCTTGCGCTGTTGGTGCTGGCGGCTTGCGGCGGCGGGCAGCGCGCCGTCGTCGTCACCGCCAGCGGGGGCGTGCCGGGCAGCATGGTGCCGCAACTGGGCGACAGCGCCCCCCATGCCTGGGTCGGCGGACACCCCTATCTGCTGCCGGTCCACGGCATCGACATCTCGCGCTGGCAGGGGCAGATCGACTGGGCGCGGGCGCGGACCTCGGGCATCAGCTTCGCCTTCCTGAAGGCCACCGAGGGCGCCGACCACGCCGACCCCGAATTCCGCCGCTATTGGCGCGAGGCCGGCAATGCTCGCATCCCGCGCGGCGCCTATCATTATTACTATTTCTGCCGCTCGGGCGCCGAGCAGGCGGCGTGGTTCATCCGCAACGTCCCGCGCGAGGCAGGCTCGCTGCCGCCGGTCCTCGACATCGAATGGACCCATTCGCGCACCTGCCCGCGCCGTCCGGGGTCCGAAGAGATCCTGCGCGAAGCGTCGATCTTCATGAGCATCCTCGAGCGTCACTATGGCCAGCGCCCGATCATCTACACCACCGTCGATTTCTACCGCGACACCGGCATCCGCCGCCTGAACGCCGAGTTCTGGCTGCGCTCGGTTGCCGGGCATCCGCAGACCGTCTATCCGGGCCAGAACTGGACCTTCTGGCAATATACCGGCACCGGCCGGGCGCCGGGCATCAACGGCAATGTCGACCTCAACGCTTTTGCTGGCAGTGTCAGCCAGTGGCGCGCATGGCTCTCACGTCGCCTGGTCCGCTAG
- a CDS encoding NAD(P)/FAD-dependent oxidoreductase, producing the protein MQIVILGAGQAAASMAAKLRALGHQGGITVIGDEPIPPYQRPPLSKAYLLGKMPLARLTLRGPEWWAEQDIRLLTDTTGFSIDRQARQVQTSAGAVPYDQLALTLGARPRRLPPGMGGDLAGLHAIRNLADIDRLRPELQAGRDLVVIGGGYIGLEAAAVARMLGLRVTLIESAPRILARVAAPETAAMIRKLHESHGVTICESTALTRIEGSQRVEGVRLADGRLLAADLAILGIGVDPETEVAAQAGLRIENGIACDSHGRTSDPAIWAAGDCASFPWQGQRMRLESVGNAIDMAELVAENMLGGGRDYQPKPWFWSDQYDAKLQIAGLGHGHDRIVTRPGDGAHGGSVWYFREGQLLAVDALNDARAYMVGKRLIEAGRSPDAERVADASVPVKDLLA; encoded by the coding sequence ATGCAGATCGTGATCCTTGGTGCCGGTCAGGCGGCAGCGTCGATGGCCGCAAAGCTGCGGGCCCTCGGCCATCAGGGCGGCATCACCGTCATCGGGGACGAGCCGATCCCTCCCTATCAGCGCCCGCCGCTGTCGAAAGCCTATCTGCTGGGCAAGATGCCGCTGGCCCGGCTGACGCTGCGCGGGCCGGAATGGTGGGCGGAACAGGACATCCGGCTGCTGACCGACACGACCGGGTTCAGCATCGACCGGCAGGCGCGGCAGGTGCAGACAAGCGCCGGGGCGGTGCCTTATGACCAGCTGGCGCTGACGCTGGGGGCGCGGCCGCGTCGTCTGCCGCCGGGGATGGGCGGCGATCTGGCCGGGCTGCACGCGATCCGCAACCTCGCCGATATCGACCGGCTGCGGCCGGAACTGCAGGCCGGGCGCGATCTGGTGGTCATCGGTGGCGGTTATATCGGGCTCGAGGCGGCGGCGGTGGCGCGGATGCTGGGGCTGCGGGTGACGCTGATCGAATCAGCGCCGCGCATCCTGGCCCGCGTCGCCGCGCCGGAAACCGCCGCGATGATCCGCAAGCTGCATGAAAGCCACGGCGTCACGATCTGCGAATCGACGGCGCTGACCCGGATCGAGGGATCGCAGCGGGTCGAGGGCGTCCGGCTGGCCGATGGGCGCCTGCTGGCGGCGGATCTGGCGATTCTGGGGATCGGGGTGGACCCGGAGACCGAAGTTGCCGCGCAAGCGGGGCTGCGGATCGAAAACGGCATCGCCTGCGACAGCCATGGCCGGACCTCGGACCCTGCGATCTGGGCGGCGGGGGATTGCGCCTCGTTTCCGTGGCAGGGGCAGCGGATGCGGCTGGAAAGCGTCGGCAACGCCATCGACATGGCCGAGCTGGTGGCCGAGAACATGCTGGGCGGCGGGCGCGACTATCAGCCCAAGCCGTGGTTCTGGTCCGATCAGTATGACGCGAAACTGCAGATCGCGGGGCTTGGTCACGGCCATGACCGGATCGTGACACGGCCCGGCGACGGCGCGCATGGCGGCTCTGTCTGGTATTTCCGCGAGGGGCAGTTGCTCGCCGTCGACGCGCTGAACGACGCCCGCGCCTATATGGTCGGCAAGCGCCTGATCGAGGCCGGGCGCAGCCCCGACGCCGAGCGGGTGGCCGATGCGTCGGTTCCGGTCAAGGATCTGCTGGCGTGA
- the rsmD gene encoding 16S rRNA (guanine(966)-N(2))-methyltransferase RsmD — MRIIGGALRGLKLADVGEGNAAAHLRPTSDRVREAAFNLLQNSLGIRLDGLRVLDLFAGTGALGLEALSRGAARVAFVDDGAAARSLLRANIEKARAMGATDVWRRDATKLGDNRGPGYDLIFLDPPYGQQRGEAALSSALDGGWLAPDAVVLWEENLPPTPPAGFQLLDQRRYGDTLITILRRD, encoded by the coding sequence GTGAGGATTATCGGCGGCGCGTTGCGCGGGCTGAAGCTGGCCGATGTGGGAGAGGGCAATGCGGCCGCACATCTGCGCCCGACCTCGGACCGGGTGCGCGAGGCGGCGTTCAACCTGCTGCAGAACAGCCTGGGGATCAGGCTCGACGGGCTGCGCGTGCTGGACCTGTTCGCCGGCACCGGCGCGCTGGGGCTCGAGGCGCTGTCGCGCGGCGCGGCGCGCGTGGCCTTCGTCGATGACGGCGCGGCGGCGCGGTCGCTGCTGCGGGCGAATATCGAAAAGGCCCGCGCCATGGGCGCGACCGATGTCTGGCGCCGCGATGCGACGAAGCTGGGCGACAATCGCGGGCCGGGTTATGACCTGATCTTCCTCGACCCGCCTTACGGCCAGCAGCGGGGCGAGGCGGCGCTGAGTTCTGCGCTGGACGGCGGCTGGCTGGCCCCCGACGCGGTGGTGCTGTGGGAGGAGAACCTGCCCCCCACGCCCCCCGCCGGGTTCCAGCTTCTGGACCAGCGCCGCTATGGCGACACGCTGATCACCATTCTGCGGCGCGATTAG
- a CDS encoding CPBP family intramembrane glutamic endopeptidase: MALTSPGPLGRARFRWRQPAGGQNLAALWAEMLLLYGAIPVALALFLPKGWLFPALFVLMGGGLVLLWRTGGFEWRDLLRGWGRFDWGLLALFGALTLGIAVLVMAQTRPEALFGFVRRDPRFLVVVWLLYPLLSALPQELIFRVLFFHRYGQLFRGPRQAVLVNAAFFSLAHLMYWNWIVAAMTFGGGLAFAIGYLRRGLPWAFAMHGLAGNLLFTAGLGIYFYSGNVVRPF, from the coding sequence ATGGCTCTCACGTCGCCTGGTCCGCTAGGGCGGGCGCGCTTCCGCTGGCGTCAGCCGGCGGGCGGGCAGAACCTCGCCGCGCTGTGGGCCGAGATGCTGCTGCTGTATGGCGCGATCCCGGTGGCGCTGGCGCTGTTTCTGCCCAAGGGCTGGCTGTTTCCGGCGCTGTTCGTGCTGATGGGTGGCGGGCTGGTGCTGCTGTGGCGGACCGGCGGGTTCGAGTGGCGCGATCTGCTGCGCGGCTGGGGGCGCTTTGACTGGGGGCTGCTGGCGCTGTTCGGCGCGCTGACGCTGGGGATCGCGGTGCTGGTCATGGCGCAGACGCGGCCCGAGGCGCTGTTCGGCTTTGTCCGCCGCGATCCGCGCTTTCTGGTCGTGGTCTGGCTGCTCTACCCGCTTTTGTCCGCCTTGCCGCAAGAGCTGATCTTTCGGGTGCTGTTCTTTCACCGCTATGGCCAGCTGTTCCGCGGCCCGCGACAGGCGGTGCTGGTCAACGCGGCGTTCTTCAGCCTCGCCCATCTGATGTACTGGAACTGGATCGTGGCCGCGATGACCTTCGGCGGCGGGCTGGCCTTTGCCATCGGCTATCTGCGGCGCGGCCTGCCCTGGGCCTTCGCGATGCACGGCCTGGCCGGCAATTTGCTGTTCACGGCGGGGCTTGGGATCTATTTCTACTCCGGCAATGTCGTTCGCCCGTTCTGA
- a CDS encoding nitroreductase family protein produces the protein MPDPHQDSVEFLRTRRSYPPVLMTGPGPDDVQLRELLTMAARSPDHGKLEPWRFVVIRGEALARLAPMVEEASLSAGNSREKAAKHRAAFQVPVVVAVVSSPVDSDKVPRWEQFLSSGAVCLGLVNAALASGFAASWLTGVAAQPEFAAKHLGLTEGEKIVGLIHIGSRGPTAPPDRPRPDMDSKITVLE, from the coding sequence ATGCCCGATCCCCATCAAGATTCTGTCGAGTTTCTGCGCACGCGGCGGTCCTATCCGCCGGTGCTGATGACCGGCCCCGGCCCCGATGATGTGCAACTGCGCGAGCTGCTGACGATGGCTGCCCGCAGCCCCGATCACGGCAAGCTGGAGCCCTGGCGCTTTGTGGTGATCCGCGGCGAGGCCCTTGCCCGCCTTGCGCCCATGGTCGAGGAAGCCTCGCTAAGCGCCGGAAACAGCCGCGAGAAAGCCGCCAAACATCGCGCTGCGTTTCAGGTGCCGGTGGTGGTCGCGGTGGTGTCGAGCCCCGTCGACAGCGACAAGGTGCCCCGGTGGGAGCAGTTCCTCTCCTCGGGCGCGGTCTGTCTGGGGCTGGTCAATGCCGCGCTGGCCTCTGGCTTTGCGGCAAGCTGGCTGACCGGGGTCGCCGCGCAGCCCGAGTTTGCCGCGAAGCATCTGGGGCTGACCGAGGGCGAAAAGATCGTCGGGCTGATCCATATCGGCTCGCGCGGACCGACCGCGCCGCCCGACCGGCCGCGCCCGGACATGGACAGCAAGATCACGGTTCTCGAATGA
- a CDS encoding response regulator, translated as MQTEQIPTGAAAPLWQTQLPGRPLSGLTVLVVEDSRFSSEALRLLCLRSGARIRRADSLRAAMRHLKTYRPSVLIVDMGLPDGSGAELIHRVKGMGSNAPATLAISGDPATRDEAMAAGALGFLEKPIDSLAAFQQAVLQALPPHALPRGPRLLPDDTVTPDLAALRDDLAHVAAILSGDADPASIDYVARFLTGIARSSHDLPLAEAAEALSQQQDAGRATGQDLKRLSGLVHARLAAGCA; from the coding sequence ATGCAGACCGAACAGATCCCGACCGGCGCCGCAGCGCCGCTATGGCAGACGCAGCTTCCGGGGCGGCCGCTCTCTGGGCTGACGGTGCTGGTCGTTGAAGATTCGCGCTTTTCATCCGAGGCGCTGCGGCTGCTCTGCCTGCGGTCGGGCGCCCGGATCCGCCGCGCGGACAGCCTGCGGGCGGCCATGCGGCATCTGAAGACCTATCGGCCCAGCGTGCTGATCGTCGATATGGGGCTGCCCGATGGCAGCGGGGCCGAGCTGATCCACCGCGTCAAGGGCATGGGCAGCAATGCGCCGGCGACGCTGGCGATCTCGGGCGATCCTGCGACGCGGGACGAGGCCATGGCGGCGGGCGCGCTGGGGTTTCTGGAAAAGCCCATCGACAGCCTCGCCGCGTTCCAGCAGGCGGTGCTGCAGGCGCTGCCGCCGCACGCCCTGCCCCGCGGGCCGAGGCTGTTGCCCGACGACACCGTGACCCCGGATCTCGCCGCCCTGCGGGATGATCTGGCCCATGTCGCGGCGATCCTGTCGGGCGACGCCGACCCGGCGAGCATCGACTATGTCGCCCGCTTCCTGACCGGCATCGCGCGATCCTCGCACGACCTGCCCCTCGCCGAGGCGGCAGAGGCGCTGAGCCAGCAACAGGACGCCGGCCGCGCCACCGGGCAGGACCTGAAGCGCCTGAGCGGCTTGGTCCATGCGAGGCTGGCGGCGGGGTGTGCGTGA
- a CDS encoding M20 aminoacylase family protein, with the protein MPVKNRFADMLPEIIAWRHDFHAHPELQYDLPRTSARVAELLRSFGVDEVVEGIGKSGVVGVIRGREDSAGRVIGLRADMDALPITEMTGLPHASTVPGKMHACGHDGHSAILLGAAKYLAETRNFDGTAIVIFQPAEEGGAGARAMLQDGLAERWKIQEFYAIHNMPGIPTGEFAICEGPIMAAADEFEITVTGRGGHAARPHDCIDTLLVAAQTVVSLQSLVSRNVDPMKNAVLSCCVIQTDSTAHNVIPEVVQIRGTARSLDEGVRDILEQGVARVANHTAAAFGATAAVDYRRGYPVTVNHAEQVGYAAEVARAIAGDVDLTLAPMMTGEDFSYMLNTRPGAYILMGNGDTAMLHHPKYEFTDEAIPFGASWFAGMVEARMPTTG; encoded by the coding sequence ATGCCCGTCAAGAACCGCTTTGCCGACATGCTGCCCGAGATCATCGCCTGGCGGCACGATTTCCACGCCCACCCCGAGCTGCAATACGATCTGCCCCGGACCTCGGCCCGCGTGGCCGAGCTGCTGCGCAGCTTCGGCGTCGACGAGGTGGTCGAAGGCATCGGCAAAAGCGGCGTCGTGGGCGTGATCCGCGGGCGCGAGGACAGCGCGGGTCGGGTGATCGGGCTGCGCGCCGATATGGACGCGCTGCCGATCACAGAAATGACCGGCCTGCCCCACGCCTCGACCGTGCCGGGCAAGATGCACGCCTGCGGCCATGACGGGCACAGCGCGATCCTGCTGGGGGCGGCGAAATACCTGGCCGAGACGCGGAACTTCGACGGCACCGCCATCGTCATCTTCCAGCCCGCCGAGGAGGGCGGCGCGGGCGCGCGGGCGATGCTGCAGGACGGGCTGGCCGAGCGCTGGAAGATCCAGGAGTTCTACGCCATCCACAACATGCCCGGCATCCCGACCGGCGAATTCGCCATCTGCGAAGGCCCGATCATGGCCGCCGCGGACGAGTTCGAGATCACCGTCACCGGCCGCGGCGGCCATGCGGCGCGCCCGCATGACTGCATCGACACGCTGCTGGTCGCGGCGCAGACCGTCGTCAGCCTGCAATCGCTGGTGTCGCGCAATGTCGATCCGATGAAGAACGCGGTGCTGTCCTGCTGCGTCATCCAGACCGATTCGACCGCGCATAACGTCATCCCCGAGGTGGTCCAGATCCGCGGCACCGCCCGCAGTCTGGACGAAGGCGTGCGCGACATTCTTGAACAGGGGGTGGCCCGCGTGGCGAACCACACCGCCGCCGCTTTCGGGGCCACGGCAGCGGTCGATTACCGCCGCGGCTATCCGGTGACGGTGAACCATGCCGAGCAGGTGGGCTATGCCGCCGAGGTCGCGCGCGCCATCGCCGGCGATGTTGATCTGACGCTGGCGCCGATGATGACCGGCGAGGATTTCAGCTATATGCTGAACACCCGCCCCGGCGCCTATATCCTGATGGGCAATGGCGACACCGCCATGCTGCACCACCCGAAATACGAGTTCACCGACGAGGCGATCCCCTTCGGCGCAAGCTGGTTCGCGGGGATGGTCGAGGCACGGATGCCGACAACCGGCTAA
- a CDS encoding DUF1467 family protein — MNLTGGVVLYVVLWFLTLFVILPIGQVSQQDAGEVVPGTPPGAPHAPRLGRKMLLATAISAVLWGICAWLILGGIFTREQIMQLDQLIR; from the coding sequence GTGAATCTGACCGGCGGAGTCGTTCTCTATGTGGTGCTGTGGTTCCTGACCCTGTTCGTGATCCTGCCCATCGGTCAGGTCAGCCAGCAGGATGCGGGCGAGGTCGTCCCCGGCACACCGCCCGGCGCGCCGCATGCGCCGCGTCTGGGGCGCAAGATGCTGCTGGCGACGGCGATCTCGGCGGTGCTGTGGGGGATCTGCGCCTGGCTGATCCTGGGCGGCATCTTCACGCGCGAGCAGATCATGCAGCTCGATCAACTGATCCGCTGA
- the aspS gene encoding aspartate--tRNA ligase yields the protein MHAYRSHNCAELSAANAGETVRLSGWVHRVRDHGGVLFVDLRDHYGMTQVLADSDSPAFAAMEKLRAETVIRVDGRVKLRDPSLVNPKLPTGEIEVYATDLEVLGPADELPLPVFGEQDYPEETRLAYRFLDLRRETLHNNIMLRSKVVRSLRNRMWDQGFTEFQTPIITASSPEGARDFLVPSRLHPGKFYALPQAPQQFKQLIMVAGFDKYFQIAPCFRDEDPRADRSPTDFYQLDVEMSFVEQDDVFAAIQPVIRGLFEEFGGGRPVNADWPRIPYAEALRKYGSDKPDLRNPIEMQDVSEHFRGSGFAIFANLLEQDGTEIRAIPAPTGGSRKFADRMNAYAQKEGLPGMGYIFWRKGDDGTTEAAGPIAKNIGPERTEAIRQQLGLAEGDAAFFLGGKPESFEAVAGRARNEIGRELGLIEENQFKFAWIVDFPMYEKDDEGKIDFSHNPFSMPQGGMEALSGDPLKVLGYQYDLACNGYELISGAIRNHKPEIMFKAFELAGYPAAEVEKRFGGMVKAFRYGAPPHGGCAAGIDRIVMLLADEQNIREVIMFPMNQRAEDLMMGAPSEPNNEQLRELRLRVLPKD from the coding sequence ATGCACGCCTATCGCAGCCATAACTGCGCTGAACTCTCCGCCGCCAATGCCGGTGAAACCGTCCGCCTGTCGGGCTGGGTCCACCGGGTGCGCGATCACGGGGGCGTGCTGTTCGTCGATCTGCGCGATCATTACGGCATGACGCAGGTGCTGGCCGACAGCGACAGCCCGGCCTTTGCCGCGATGGAAAAGCTGCGCGCCGAAACCGTGATCCGCGTCGATGGGCGGGTCAAGCTGCGCGACCCGTCGCTGGTCAACCCCAAGCTGCCGACCGGCGAGATCGAGGTCTATGCGACCGATCTCGAGGTGCTCGGCCCGGCGGATGAGCTGCCGCTGCCGGTCTTCGGCGAGCAGGATTACCCCGAAGAGACGCGGCTCGCCTATCGCTTCCTCGACCTGCGCCGCGAGACGCTGCACAACAACATCATGCTGCGCTCCAAGGTCGTGCGCAGCCTGCGCAATCGCATGTGGGATCAGGGCTTTACTGAATTTCAGACCCCGATCATCACGGCCTCGTCGCCCGAGGGCGCGCGCGACTTTCTGGTGCCTTCCCGGCTGCATCCGGGCAAGTTCTACGCCCTGCCGCAGGCCCCCCAGCAGTTCAAGCAGCTGATCATGGTCGCGGGCTTCGACAAGTATTTCCAGATCGCGCCCTGCTTCCGCGACGAAGACCCCCGCGCCGACCGCTCGCCCACCGATTTCTATCAGCTCGATGTCGAGATGTCCTTTGTCGAGCAGGATGACGTCTTCGCCGCGATTCAGCCCGTCATTCGGGGCCTGTTCGAAGAGTTCGGCGGCGGCCGCCCGGTCAACGCCGACTGGCCGCGCATCCCCTATGCCGAGGCGCTGCGGAAATACGGCAGCGACAAGCCAGACCTGCGCAACCCCATCGAGATGCAGGATGTGAGCGAGCATTTCCGCGGCTCTGGCTTCGCCATCTTCGCCAACCTTCTGGAACAGGACGGCACCGAGATCCGCGCCATCCCCGCCCCCACCGGCGGCAGCCGCAAATTCGCCGACCGGATGAATGCCTATGCGCAGAAAGAGGGTCTGCCGGGGATGGGCTATATCTTCTGGCGCAAGGGCGATGACGGCACGACCGAGGCCGCCGGTCCCATCGCCAAGAATATCGGCCCGGAACGGACCGAGGCGATCCGTCAGCAGCTTGGCCTGGCCGAGGGCGACGCGGCGTTCTTCCTGGGCGGCAAGCCCGAGAGCTTTGAGGCGGTCGCCGGCCGGGCCCGCAACGAGATCGGGCGCGAGTTGGGGCTGATCGAGGAAAACCAGTTCAAATTCGCCTGGATCGTCGATTTCCCGATGTATGAGAAGGACGACGAGGGCAAGATCGACTTCTCGCACAACCCCTTCTCGATGCCGCAGGGCGGGATGGAGGCGCTGTCGGGCGATCCGCTGAAGGTGCTGGGCTATCAATACGATCTGGCCTGCAACGGCTATGAGCTGATTTCGGGCGCGATCCGCAACCACAAGCCCGAGATCATGTTCAAGGCGTTTGAACTGGCCGGCTATCCGGCGGCCGAGGTCGAAAAGCGCTTTGGCGGCATGGTCAAGGCGTTCCGCTATGGCGCACCCCCGCACGGCGGCTGCGCGGCCGGGATCGACCGCATCGTGATGCTGCTCGCCGACGAGCAGAACATCCGCGAGGTCATCATGTTCCCCATGAACCAGCGCGCCGAAGACCTGATGATGGGCGCCCCCAGCGAACCCAACAACGAGCAACTCCGCGAGTTGCGCCTGCGGGTGCTGCCCAAGGATTGA
- the moaA gene encoding GTP 3',8-cyclase MoaA — protein MERAPLIDPFARPITYLRMSVTDRCDFRCTYCMAEHMQFLPKRDLLTLEELDRLSSVFIGLGVRKLRITGGEPLVRRDIMSFLRAASRHLGDGLDELTLTTNGSQLARFAPDLAAMGVRRINVSLDTLDAQKFAAITRWGRLEQVMQGISAAKAAGLRVKINTVALKGFNEEELFSLLDWCAAEGHDLTFIEVMPMGDMSETERLGQYWPLSDLRARLAERFNLIDLAERTGGPARYVRLAETGQKIGFITPLTHNFCESCNRVRVTCTGELYMCLGQEDRADLRAPLRASEDDTLLREAIRAAIARKPKGHDFDYSRQSVAGQVSRHMSHTGG, from the coding sequence ATGGAACGCGCACCCTTGATCGACCCCTTCGCCCGCCCGATCACCTATCTTCGGATGTCGGTGACCGACCGCTGCGATTTTCGCTGCACCTATTGCATGGCCGAGCACATGCAGTTCCTGCCCAAGCGCGATCTGCTGACGCTCGAGGAACTCGACCGGCTGTCCTCGGTCTTCATCGGGCTGGGGGTGCGCAAGCTGCGGATCACCGGAGGCGAGCCTCTGGTCCGGCGCGACATCATGTCGTTCCTGCGGGCCGCCTCGCGGCATCTGGGCGACGGGCTGGACGAATTGACGCTGACCACCAATGGCAGCCAGCTGGCGCGCTTCGCGCCCGATCTGGCGGCGATGGGGGTGCGGCGGATCAATGTGTCGCTGGATACGCTGGACGCGCAGAAATTCGCCGCGATCACCCGCTGGGGCCGGCTTGAGCAGGTGATGCAGGGCATCAGCGCCGCCAAGGCGGCCGGGCTGCGGGTCAAGATCAACACCGTCGCGCTGAAGGGCTTCAACGAAGAGGAACTCTTCTCGCTGCTCGACTGGTGCGCGGCCGAGGGGCATGACCTGACCTTCATCGAGGTCATGCCGATGGGCGACATGTCCGAAACCGAGCGGCTGGGCCAGTATTGGCCGCTGTCGGACCTGCGCGCGCGGCTGGCCGAGCGCTTCAACCTGATCGACCTGGCCGAGCGCACGGGCGGGCCGGCGCGCTATGTGCGGCTGGCCGAGACCGGGCAGAAGATCGGCTTCATCACGCCGCTGACGCATAATTTCTGCGAAAGCTGCAACCGCGTACGCGTCACCTGCACGGGCGAGCTTTACATGTGCCTGGGCCAAGAGGACCGCGCCGATCTGCGCGCCCCGCTGCGCGCGTCCGAGGATGACACCCTGCTGCGCGAGGCGATCCGCGCCGCCATCGCCCGCAAGCCCAAGGGGCATGATTTCGACTATTCCCGGCAGTCGGTCGCCGGTCAGGTCAGCCGCCATATGAGCCATACCGGCGGCTGA
- a CDS encoding M48 family metalloprotease — protein MSILPPASADRNIMLHRFAPTGHLRRAALGLLAALALTACAPVVVSDAPPLPGPPDVGQISAPAVTPQSPRQAANNFLTVIRRMEPVIERECLARRTDNINCDYQFVVDDRLDMEPNAFQTLDRAGRPIIGFTVSLIAAAQNADELAFVVGHEASHHILNHLSRKSTSATAGAVILGGLAAAAGADPGTIGSIQRVGASVGSRVYSKEWELQADYMGTIITLAAGYDPVRGAEFFRRMPDPGDHILGSHPSRAARMAQVQRAVADVRSGRAR, from the coding sequence ATGTCTATTCTGCCGCCAGCCTCAGCCGACAGGAACATCATGCTGCATCGCTTTGCCCCGACGGGCCATCTTCGCCGCGCCGCCCTTGGCCTTCTTGCCGCGCTTGCCCTGACGGCCTGTGCGCCGGTCGTGGTCAGCGATGCGCCGCCGCTGCCGGGGCCGCCCGACGTCGGCCAGATCTCGGCACCGGCCGTCACGCCGCAATCCCCGCGCCAAGCGGCCAACAACTTCCTGACGGTGATCCGTCGGATGGAGCCGGTGATCGAGCGCGAATGCCTTGCCCGCCGCACCGACAACATCAATTGCGATTACCAGTTCGTCGTCGATGACCGGCTGGATATGGAGCCTAATGCCTTCCAGACCCTCGACCGCGCCGGGCGGCCGATCATCGGCTTTACCGTGTCGCTGATCGCGGCGGCGCAGAACGCCGATGAGCTGGCCTTTGTCGTCGGCCACGAGGCCAGCCACCACATCCTGAACCACCTGTCGCGCAAATCGACCTCGGCCACGGCGGGCGCGGTGATCCTGGGCGGGCTGGCGGCGGCGGCTGGGGCCGATCCGGGCACCATCGGCAGCATTCAGCGGGTCGGCGCCTCGGTCGGGTCGCGCGTCTATTCCAAGGAATGGGAGCTGCAGGCCGACTATATGGGCACGATCATCACGCTGGCCGCCGGCTACGATCCGGTGCGCGGGGCAGAGTTCTTCCGCCGCATGCCCGACCCCGGCGATCACATCCTTGGCTCGCACCCGTCGCGGGCGGCGCGGATGGCGCAGGTCCAGCGCGCGGTGGCCGATGTCCGCTCGGGCCGTGCCCGCTGA
- a CDS encoding DUF167 domain-containing protein, translated as MWDDLPGLRRFVTPDGRIEVRVTPKAARNRLVVDEHGALRAYVTAAPEQGKATRAVAEMLAKALAVPKTRVVLARGAVSRDKSFRLLE; from the coding sequence ATGTGGGATGATTTGCCAGGTCTTCGCCGTTTTGTGACCCCGGACGGGCGGATCGAGGTGCGCGTGACGCCCAAGGCGGCGCGAAACCGGCTGGTGGTGGACGAACATGGCGCGCTGCGCGCCTATGTCACCGCCGCGCCGGAACAGGGCAAGGCCACCCGCGCGGTGGCCGAGATGCTGGCCAAGGCGCTTGCGGTGCCAAAGACGCGCGTGGTGCTGGCCCGTGGTGCTGTCTCGCGCGACAAGAGCTTTCGGCTGCTGGAGTGA